A single region of the Candidatus Parcubacteria bacterium genome encodes:
- a CDS encoding prepilin-type N-terminal cleavage/methylation domain-containing protein produces the protein MFKTNKGFTLIELLVVIAIIGLLSSVVLASLNSARSKARDARRVADIQQLRTALELYYDSNRTYPVVSAAAVGSNLDALKTGAFIPAIPTDPTGTVSYWYAGSATTYCLGVTLENTGNLPASGNGSLCTGVTGNYKVSP, from the coding sequence ATCGAATTACTGGTGGTCATTGCCATCATCGGCCTCCTCTCGTCGGTGGTCCTGGCGTCTCTTAATAGCGCGCGAAGCAAGGCGCGCGATGCTCGCCGCGTCGCTGATATTCAGCAGCTCCGGACCGCCTTGGAGTTGTACTATGACTCCAATCGAACCTATCCGGTCGTCTCTGCGGCAGCTGTAGGCAGCAACCTGGATGCGCTTAAGACGGGCGCCTTTATCCCTGCAATCCCCACTGATCCTACCGGTACCGTTTCTTATTGGTATGCAGGCAGCGCTACCACCTACTGTCTAGGAGTGACCCTTGAAAATACCGGTAATCTTCCGGCTTCCGGCAACGGCTCGCTTTGTACCGGCGTGACGGGTAATTACAAGGTTTCTCCGTAA
- a CDS encoding prepilin peptidase: MDQSFLVLLSVGLFSFGLIIGSFLNVLVLRYRTGRTLGGRSGCFSCNASLSALELVPVLSWLFLRGRCRSCRSAISVQYPLVEFATGLLFLASLLIFDFSSLSWFLLGGLFSYFVAVSSLVTLVTYDVRHQIIPDSFVLTFVLAALFFNLFRGEAATPHLLAGVLLSVPFAAIWYFSEGRYMGLGDGKLAFGIGVLLGSLGGLTAIILGFWSGALFGLLLLFLQRVGMRLSLGRVPLTMKSEVPFAPFLVAGTLYVLFTHFSLFDQNLVASLF; the protein is encoded by the coding sequence ATGGATCAGAGCTTCCTTGTCCTTCTTTCCGTCGGTCTCTTCTCCTTCGGCCTGATCATCGGGAGCTTTCTTAATGTACTCGTTCTCCGTTACCGTACGGGGCGAACGCTCGGAGGCCGCTCTGGCTGCTTCTCCTGTAATGCCTCTCTCTCTGCTCTAGAGCTCGTGCCGGTATTGAGCTGGCTCTTTCTCCGTGGTCGCTGCCGCAGCTGCCGCAGCGCTATCTCCGTGCAGTATCCGCTAGTAGAGTTCGCTACCGGACTTCTCTTCCTCGCAAGCCTGCTCATCTTTGATTTCTCCTCCCTGTCCTGGTTTCTCCTTGGCGGGCTATTTTCATACTTCGTCGCGGTCTCCTCCCTTGTCACACTTGTCACTTACGATGTCCGTCATCAGATCATCCCGGACTCGTTCGTGCTGACCTTTGTCCTTGCCGCGCTCTTCTTCAATCTCTTCCGTGGAGAGGCGGCGACTCCGCATCTTCTCGCGGGCGTACTACTCAGTGTCCCGTTCGCAGCTATCTGGTATTTCTCCGAAGGGAGATATATGGGGCTAGGGGACGGGAAGCTCGCCTTCGGCATCGGAGTGCTCCTCGGCTCCTTGGGAGGCCTTACTGCAATTATCTTAGGATTCTGGTCGGGTGCGCTCTTCGGGCTCCTGCTCCTTTTCCTGCAGAGAGTCGGAATGCGTTTGAGTTTGGGTCGGGTTCCTCTTACAATGAAGAGCGAAGTTCCGTTCGCGCCCTTCCTTGTCGCGGGGACCCTCTATGTTCTCTTCACTCACTTCTCGCTTTTCGACCAGAACCTCGTCGCTTCGCTTTTCTAA
- a CDS encoding prepilin-type N-terminal cleavage/methylation domain-containing protein codes for MRSFFKHSEKNLSAQAGFTLIELLVVIAIFGLLTTVIFARQSQFSGSTLLTNVAYQIALTLRQAQVYGLSVREFSSDKFNYPYGVHFDKASGSNTSIVFFVDSEAEFPVSSDYDPQMPDAAISGTCGASGNPCLDLLTITRGNYVYDVCAVSTGGSTCESADKLDISFVRPDPEARIVSVRGGAPTGDNIRGCVTLGSIQGAFRYVIVTNTGQISVSASSCI; via the coding sequence ATGCGTTCCTTTTTTAAACACAGCGAGAAGAACCTGTCTGCGCAAGCAGGGTTCACTCTCATTGAACTCCTGGTGGTCATTGCTATCTTCGGCTTGCTCACCACGGTAATCTTCGCTCGTCAGAGCCAGTTTAGTGGCTCCACTCTCCTCACTAATGTGGCATATCAGATTGCGCTCACGCTCCGCCAAGCCCAGGTATACGGGCTTTCCGTCCGTGAGTTCTCTTCTGATAAGTTTAACTACCCGTACGGGGTACATTTTGACAAGGCTTCTGGCTCGAATACTTCCATAGTGTTCTTCGTGGATTCCGAGGCGGAGTTCCCCGTCTCTTCTGACTATGATCCTCAGATGCCTGATGCGGCTATCTCGGGGACGTGCGGAGCGAGCGGAAATCCTTGTCTCGACTTGCTCACCATCACTCGGGGGAACTACGTGTATGACGTCTGTGCGGTATCCACAGGCGGTTCCACCTGCGAGTCTGCGGACAAGCTCGATATCTCTTTCGTGCGCCCGGATCCTGAAGCGCGCATCGTGAGTGTCCGTGGCGGTGCTCCGACAGGGGACAACATCCGCGGGTGCGTGACACTCGGTTCCATCCAGGGCGCCTTCCGCTACGTCATTGTGACTAATACGGGACAGATATCCGTCTCCGCTTCTTCTTGCATATGA
- a CDS encoding type II secretion system GspH family protein yields the protein MNPRFKKEAGFTLIEIIVATGLFAAVMLIAVGSLMSIIDANRKAQSQQIVMNNLSAAVESISRTIRVGALYHCGSSGSLTNPQDCTSGGSYLAFKPREAIADTGQSTLRYVYRRNSDSSGGFIEMSRDGGSTFSRLTAPEINVEGFTFYVTGSCPKNGSFGCTADNLQPRALITVYGSAQISEKTRTTFNVQTSVTQRLFDI from the coding sequence ATGAACCCTCGCTTTAAAAAGGAAGCTGGCTTCACGCTCATCGAGATTATTGTAGCGACGGGCCTCTTTGCAGCGGTGATGCTCATTGCCGTGGGTTCGCTGATGTCCATTATCGATGCCAACCGCAAAGCGCAGTCGCAGCAGATAGTGATGAATAACCTGAGCGCTGCCGTGGAGAGTATTTCGCGCACCATCCGTGTCGGCGCGCTCTACCATTGCGGCTCGAGCGGCTCTCTCACTAATCCCCAGGATTGCACATCTGGCGGGAGCTATCTTGCCTTTAAGCCGCGGGAAGCCATCGCTGACACCGGTCAATCTACGCTTCGGTATGTCTACAGACGCAACAGCGATAGCTCTGGAGGATTCATCGAGATGTCGCGTGACGGTGGCAGCACGTTCTCTCGGCTCACTGCGCCGGAGATCAACGTGGAAGGGTTCACCTTCTACGTGACTGGTTCGTGTCCTAAGAACGGGAGCTTCGGGTGCACGGCGGACAATCTCCAGCCTCGTGCTCTCATCACTGTGTACGGCTCCGCGCAGATCTCCGAGAAGACGCGTACGACCTTCAATGTGCAGACGTCCGTGACTCAGCGTCTCTTCGATATCTAA
- a CDS encoding type II secretion system GspH family protein → MKNIPSRRGFTLVETLVAISVLLTALVGPMTIAARGVFTAGVARDQVTAYFLAQEAMEYVRAVRDGNGLASLNTDPQSPSWLTGLATYCESTYCYVDAKNNSVASCSSTHASCPALKLDTSVAANPFYVHGGSYSDSPFKRSVRLEQVSADEEKVTVTVTWMTGGLSKTVTLVDQLNNWQTF, encoded by the coding sequence ATGAAAAACATTCCTTCACGGCGCGGCTTCACTCTTGTCGAGACCTTGGTCGCAATCAGCGTCCTACTCACCGCTCTGGTGGGTCCTATGACCATCGCCGCGCGCGGCGTTTTCACCGCAGGTGTGGCGCGTGACCAGGTTACTGCGTACTTCCTAGCGCAGGAAGCTATGGAATATGTGCGTGCGGTGCGCGACGGCAACGGCTTGGCGTCTCTCAATACGGACCCGCAGAGCCCGTCTTGGCTCACCGGTCTCGCGACGTACTGCGAGAGTACCTATTGCTATGTGGATGCCAAGAATAACTCGGTGGCTTCCTGTAGCTCGACTCACGCGAGCTGTCCTGCTCTCAAGCTCGACACCTCGGTCGCGGCTAATCCTTTCTATGTGCACGGTGGCTCATATTCCGACTCTCCCTTCAAGCGTTCTGTCCGCCTGGAGCAGGTCTCTGCGGACGAAGAGAAGGTGACGGTCACGGTCACGTGGATGACAGGAGGCCTTTCTAAGACGGTGACCCTGGTCGATCAGCTTAATAACTGGCAGACGTTCTGA